TTTGTCAGTGTGTTAGAATGGGTAAAAGGCTGATAGGAGTGACAGCAAAATAAAAATAATCCGTGAAAAACTTGACAAGGGGTATCTCTGTGTTGTATCTTTGCAAGCAGATATTAGGAAGAGCAACGGCACGCAAGGTGTGAATTTCTACAAACTAACAGCATCTTCCTTTTGTTTTATTCTTAAATCATTCTATTTATGTGTACAGATTTTTCTAACATGCCCAAAGACTGGGCAGTGTGCTTTACGCACGATTGTATTCTCAAGGAACAGTGCTTGCGCTATTATGCGGGTAAGACGCTCTCTGTTAGCCATCACTCGGCATTGACCGTTCTTTCCTCTGTTCGTTCTGACAATAGCTGTAAGGAGTTTCGCACTATGAAGAAAGAACGACTGGCGTGGGGATTCTCGCATCTTTTTGATGATGTGAAGTACTGTGACTACCGCTCTCTGCGCCGTGCTATGGAGGAGCATTTCGGAAGTCGCTTTGTCTATTATCGTTACCATCGGGGAATTAATAAGCTGAGCGAGGAAGAGCAGCAATGGATTA
The Prevotella melaninogenica DNA segment above includes these coding regions:
- a CDS encoding DUF6078 family protein codes for the protein MCTDFSNMPKDWAVCFTHDCILKEQCLRYYAGKTLSVSHHSALTVLSSVRSDNSCKEFRTMKKERLAWGFSHLFDDVKYCDYRSLRRAMEEHFGSRFVYYRYHRGINKLSEEEQQWINDLFQRYGYATPRVYDNYQTSWEY